The following are encoded in a window of Bradyrhizobium guangdongense genomic DNA:
- a CDS encoding IS3 family transposase (programmed frameshift) has product MKRARFTEEQIIAVLKEHEAGAKTADLARRHGISEATIYNWKGKFGGMDVSEAKRLRALEEENAKLKKLLAEQMLDAAALRELLFKKMVGPAAKRAAVAHLQAVMSLSERRACSIVGADRKMVRYRSSRPPDVALRGRLRDLANERRRFGYRRLFVLLRREGEASGINRIYRLYREEGLTVRKRRARRKAVGTRAPILVEARPNARWSLDFVHDQFANGRRFRILNIVDDVTKECLGAIPDTSISGRRVARELTAIVERRGKPGMIVSDHGTEFTCNAMLAWCKDAAIDWHFIAPGKPMQNGFVESFNGRMRDELLNETLFFELDDARAKIANWVADCNLQRPHSSLKYLTPAAYAAHLTATDDRLRNPDQLRRSSVAPPAPLGVQNPETLTATG; this is encoded by the exons ATGAAGCGAGCAAGGTTTACGGAAGAGCAGATTATCGCGGTGTTGAAGGAGCATGAGGCCGGGGCGAAGACGGCCGATCTGGCTCGCAGGCACGGGATCTCCGAAGCGACGATCTACAACTGGAAGGGCAAATTCGGCGGCATGGATGTCTCCGAGGCCAAGCGGCTGAGGGCCCTGGAGGAGGAGAACGCGAAGCTGAAGAAGCTTCTTGCCGAGCAGATGCTCGATGCAGCCGCCCTTCGCGAGCTCCTTT TCAAAAAAATGGTAGGGCCCGCCGCCAAGCGCGCTGCTGTCGCGCATCTGCAGGCCGTCATGAGCCTGTCGGAACGGCGGGCCTGCTCGATCGTGGGCGCGGATCGGAAGATGGTTCGTTACCGCTCCAGCCGTCCGCCGGACGTTGCTCTCCGCGGCCGGCTGCGTGACCTCGCCAACGAGCGGCGACGTTTTGGCTACCGCCGGCTGTTCGTCCTGCTGCGGCGGGAGGGAGAGGCCTCGGGGATCAACCGGATCTACCGGCTTTATCGGGAAGAAGGGCTCACCGTCCGCAAGCGGCGGGCTCGCCGCAAGGCCGTGGGGACCCGTGCCCCGATCCTGGTCGAGGCGAGGCCCAATGCGCGCTGGTCGCTGGATTTCGTCCACGACCAGTTCGCCAACGGTCGGCGCTTCCGCATTCTCAACATCGTCGACGACGTCACCAAGGAATGTCTGGGCGCCATTCCGGACACATCGATCTCGGGGCGGCGCGTGGCCCGCGAACTGACGGCGATCGTCGAGCGGCGGGGCAAGCCAGGAATGATCGTGTCCGACCATGGCACCGAGTTCACCTGCAACGCCATGCTCGCCTGGTGCAAGGACGCAGCCATCGACTGGCACTTCATCGCACCAGGAAAGCCGATGCAGAACGGCTTTGTCGAGAGCTTCAATGGCCGGATGCGCGACGAACTGCTCAACGAGACCCTGTTCTTCGAACTTGACGATGCTCGCGCCAAGATCGCGAACTGGGTTGCCGACTGCAATCTCCAGCGGCCTCACTCGTCGCTGAAATACCTGACCCCCGCGGCCTATGCCGCCCACCTCACCGCAACGGACGATCGGCTGCGCAACCCCGACCAGCTCCGCCGATCGTCCGTTGCTCCACCCGCGCCACTTGGCGTACAAAACCCCGAGACTCTAACCGCCACCGGATGA
- a CDS encoding DUF6916 family protein — protein MAPPVDLAALAIDDFIPHLNATFNLRSGEALVALRLARVDRAGASGRAGGAFSLLFATAQGAWLPQAIYPVEHAAFGTIEIFLVPIGPLDGGNGYQAIFT, from the coding sequence ATGGCGCCACCGGTGGATCTTGCGGCTCTCGCGATCGACGATTTCATCCCGCATCTCAACGCGACCTTCAATCTGCGCAGCGGCGAGGCCCTGGTGGCGCTCCGGCTGGCTCGCGTCGACCGCGCCGGCGCGAGCGGACGCGCCGGCGGCGCATTCTCGCTGTTGTTCGCAACGGCGCAGGGAGCCTGGTTGCCGCAGGCGATCTATCCTGTCGAGCACGCAGCATTCGGCACGATCGAGATTTTTCTGGTGCCGATCGGTCCGCTCGACGGCGGCAACGGCTATCAGGCGATCTTCACCTGA
- a CDS encoding outer membrane protein — translation MKKLLLGAFVVAALNFAGPASAADLAARPYTKAPPMPVAAVYDWTGFYIGANGGWGSSHKCWDFTTPAGVFVANEGCHDATGAVAGGQIGYRWQASNWVFGVEAQGDWADLKGSNTSLAFAPFVNASHVRAFGLFTGQLGYAWNNVLFYVKGGAAVTADRFHVDTAIGGVLAATAGNDNRWGGAVGAGLEFGFAPGWSAAIEYDHLFMQDRLITFTDTTGAFFGTDRIHQDVDLVTARINYRFGGPVVAKY, via the coding sequence ATGAAGAAGCTGCTGCTGGGGGCCTTTGTTGTCGCTGCGTTGAATTTTGCCGGGCCGGCGTCCGCCGCCGACCTCGCAGCGCGCCCCTACACCAAGGCGCCGCCGATGCCGGTGGCCGCCGTGTATGACTGGACCGGATTTTACATCGGCGCTAACGGCGGCTGGGGATCAAGCCACAAGTGCTGGGACTTCACCACGCCCGCCGGCGTATTCGTCGCCAACGAGGGGTGCCATGATGCAACCGGCGCCGTTGCCGGCGGTCAGATCGGGTATCGCTGGCAGGCCAGCAACTGGGTGTTCGGCGTGGAAGCCCAGGGTGACTGGGCGGACCTCAAGGGCTCCAACACCAGCTTGGCGTTTGCGCCCTTCGTCAACGCTTCGCACGTCCGCGCATTTGGCCTCTTCACCGGGCAGCTCGGCTACGCCTGGAACAACGTGCTGTTCTACGTGAAGGGCGGCGCCGCCGTGACGGCCGACCGGTTTCATGTCGACACCGCAATCGGCGGGGTGCTGGCGGCGACTGCCGGCAACGACAACCGCTGGGGCGGCGCTGTTGGTGCGGGCTTGGAATTCGGCTTCGCGCCCGGCTGGTCCGCCGCGATCGAGTATGATCACCTCTTCATGCAGGATCGCCTGATCACGTTCACGGACACGACCGGCGCCTTCTTCGGCACCGACCGGATTCACCAGGACGTTGATCTCGTGACGGCACGCATCAATTATCGCTTCGGCGGTCCGGTGGTCGCCAAATACTAG
- a CDS encoding GNAT family N-acetyltransferase — protein MSDAPAIEVAAPMFGWARAASAGCRFRRIAETDLPFLARVYASTRTEELAPVPWSQAVKDAFLSQQFQAQHVHYQQHYPDADWLIIEHGGTDIGRLYVERWPSQYRIIDIALLPEHRGKGLGQALLRDLLDDAARARKDVSIHVEKFNPAMRLYRRLGFVIEEDKGVYDLMRWRAPAAAAD, from the coding sequence ATGAGCGACGCACCGGCGATCGAAGTCGCGGCGCCCATGTTTGGCTGGGCGCGCGCGGCCTCGGCCGGATGCCGCTTCCGCCGCATTGCCGAGACCGATTTACCCTTCCTCGCCCGGGTCTACGCCTCGACCCGCACCGAAGAGCTTGCGCCCGTGCCCTGGAGCCAGGCTGTGAAAGATGCGTTTCTCAGCCAGCAATTCCAGGCCCAGCACGTCCATTATCAGCAGCATTATCCTGATGCCGACTGGTTGATCATCGAGCACGGCGGCACCGACATCGGCCGTCTCTACGTCGAACGCTGGCCGAGCCAGTATCGTATCATCGACATCGCTCTGCTGCCGGAGCATCGCGGCAAGGGACTTGGCCAGGCGTTGTTGCGCGACTTGCTGGATGACGCCGCGCGCGCCCGCAAAGACGTGTCGATCCATGTCGAAAAGTTCAATCCGGCCATGCGTCTCTACCGCCGGCTCGGCTTCGTGATCGAGGAAGACAAGGGGGTATACGACCTGATGCGCTGGCGCGCGCCGGCAGCTGCTGCCGATTAG
- a CDS encoding phage tail protein: MFAGNFAPVGWAFCDGSLQAISENDALFQLIGTTYGGDGQSTFALPDLRGRVPIHVGGGFQIGENGGVESVTLTTNQIPQHSHSFAGSTDVSNSPNPANNLVSRSGAVKQFLSATPTVAMSAQFLGSAGGDQPHTNFQPYLCVDFIISLFGIFPSQT; the protein is encoded by the coding sequence ATGTTCGCCGGCAACTTCGCGCCGGTCGGTTGGGCGTTTTGCGACGGCTCGCTCCAGGCGATCTCCGAAAACGATGCGCTATTCCAGCTGATCGGCACCACTTATGGCGGTGACGGCCAATCCACATTCGCGCTTCCGGATTTGCGCGGGCGCGTTCCTATCCACGTCGGCGGCGGCTTCCAGATCGGCGAGAATGGCGGGGTGGAGAGCGTCACCCTGACGACCAACCAGATCCCCCAGCACAGCCATAGCTTCGCCGGCTCGACCGATGTCAGCAACTCGCCGAACCCGGCGAACAATCTCGTGAGCAGATCTGGCGCGGTCAAGCAGTTCCTGAGCGCCACACCCACTGTTGCGATGTCGGCGCAGTTCCTCGGCAGCGCCGGGGGCGACCAGCCGCACACCAATTTCCAGCCTTATCTGTGTGTCGACTTCATCATTTCGTTGTTCGGCATATTCCCGAGCCAGACCTAG
- a CDS encoding TIR domain-containing protein, with protein MNGAVDALTLQGFPAATDWSIARTLYCLEGLNGFGYQSRGINSPYLYGGSNLYGPPEARGGKFVRDHVFDPTFVDAQLGVATILKTLMELDPSVELGALRSLSQAEETLTQRAPSVEQSLNNLRADPTLVAHGRNGSRPRDAISEFHQQSRSADNRLIFVSYASPDKDRVVKYYDYLVSIGYDVWIDCRRLKAGQNWDFEIKRALNRAAIIIVFISNQSVDRRGYAQREIKIALDKAEEKLIDDIYVIPVLLNDDAPLPDQIRGIHIVKASDPSCEEQIKDAICHQLERLGENILQAQQSANIRWSRSTHREVWDGLPGYEIEYQVLSFSSDQYSHISEITDVINRTFRR; from the coding sequence GTGAATGGCGCCGTCGATGCCCTTACGCTGCAAGGTTTCCCTGCCGCGACTGATTGGAGTATTGCTCGGACTTTGTATTGTCTCGAGGGCCTCAACGGCTTTGGCTATCAATCAAGGGGAATAAACTCGCCCTATCTCTATGGGGGATCCAACCTCTACGGCCCGCCCGAGGCCAGAGGCGGCAAGTTCGTCCGCGATCATGTATTTGATCCGACCTTTGTCGACGCCCAACTCGGTGTTGCCACGATCCTCAAAACTCTCATGGAACTCGACCCGTCGGTCGAGTTGGGAGCGTTGCGCAGTTTGTCTCAAGCCGAAGAAACACTTACACAGCGCGCCCCATCCGTCGAGCAATCGCTCAACAATCTCAGAGCCGATCCCACTCTCGTCGCGCACGGAAGGAATGGGTCGAGACCGAGAGACGCGATTTCTGAATTCCACCAGCAAAGCCGATCGGCGGATAATCGTTTGATTTTCGTCAGCTATGCATCACCCGACAAAGATCGAGTCGTCAAATATTATGATTACCTGGTCTCGATAGGATACGACGTTTGGATAGATTGCCGTCGTTTGAAGGCGGGCCAAAACTGGGACTTCGAAATCAAACGTGCCCTAAATAGGGCAGCTATCATCATTGTCTTCATTTCAAATCAATCCGTAGATCGTCGCGGCTATGCCCAGCGAGAAATCAAGATCGCGCTGGATAAGGCTGAGGAAAAGCTAATCGACGATATCTACGTCATTCCCGTCCTGTTGAATGACGATGCGCCTTTACCGGATCAGATTAGGGGCATTCACATCGTCAAGGCCAGCGACCCTAGTTGCGAGGAGCAAATCAAAGATGCGATCTGCCATCAACTCGAACGTTTGGGAGAAAACATCTTACAAGCCCAACAAAGCGCTAATATCCGTTGGTCGCGGTCTACCCATCGAGAAGTTTGGGATGGTCTCCCCGGGTACGAAATCGAATATCAAGTATTGAGCTTTTCTTCAGATCAGTATTCGCACATCTCCGAGATCACAGACGTGATTAACCGAACTTTTCGGAGATGA
- a CDS encoding phage tail protein, with amino-acid sequence MSEPFLAEIRMMSFNFPPKGWAFCNGQLIPINQNQALFSLLGTTFGGNGQTNFALPDLQGRVPVHVGNGHTLGEKAGEQNHTLTISETPSHTHQANASSSSTGAVDLPAGNVLANSAPNFLYGAAQNLTPLNTATVGSVGGSQAHQNMQPFLTINFSIALQGIFPSQT; translated from the coding sequence ATGTCTGAGCCTTTTCTTGCGGAAATCCGCATGATGTCCTTCAACTTCCCGCCGAAGGGATGGGCGTTCTGCAACGGACAGTTGATTCCCATCAACCAGAACCAGGCGCTGTTCTCGTTATTGGGCACAACCTTCGGGGGCAATGGCCAGACCAATTTCGCCTTACCTGATCTGCAGGGCCGAGTTCCCGTTCATGTGGGCAATGGTCATACTCTCGGCGAGAAGGCCGGCGAGCAGAACCACACGCTGACGATTTCGGAAACGCCCTCGCATACGCATCAGGCGAACGCCTCCAGCAGCAGCACTGGGGCCGTTGATTTGCCGGCGGGCAACGTGCTGGCCAATTCCGCGCCGAACTTTCTGTACGGAGCTGCACAGAACCTGACCCCACTCAATACGGCCACCGTCGGCAGTGTCGGCGGCAGTCAGGCGCATCAGAACATGCAGCCTTTCCTCACCATCAATTTCAGCATCGCCCTGCAGGGCATCTTCCCGTCGCAAACCTAG
- a CDS encoding phage tail protein — MMDPFVAEIRMFGFNFPPKGWAFCDGQLLPISQNTALFSLLGTTYGGNGISNFQLPNMQGSAPMHPGQGPGLSLHDLGEMGGTETVTLLETEMPIHSHAVESAPANFPGNSNVPTGNSFAKSAQGNAYIPAASLVTMSPQTIGIAGGGLPHNNMQPYLTLNFCIALQGVFPPRG; from the coding sequence TTGATGGATCCGTTTGTCGCGGAAATCCGCATGTTCGGTTTCAACTTCCCACCCAAGGGCTGGGCTTTCTGCGATGGACAGTTGCTTCCGATCTCGCAGAATACCGCGCTGTTTTCCCTGCTCGGCACCACCTATGGCGGCAACGGCATCAGCAATTTCCAGCTGCCCAACATGCAGGGAAGTGCGCCGATGCACCCGGGCCAGGGGCCGGGCCTTTCACTGCATGACCTCGGTGAGATGGGAGGGACCGAAACAGTTACGCTTCTTGAAACAGAGATGCCCATACACTCGCACGCCGTCGAAAGCGCCCCAGCCAATTTCCCGGGCAATTCGAACGTGCCCACCGGCAATTCTTTCGCAAAGTCCGCACAGGGCAACGCCTATATACCAGCGGCGAGCCTGGTGACGATGTCACCGCAGACCATCGGCATCGCCGGCGGCGGCCTGCCGCACAACAACATGCAGCCCTATCTGACCCTGAATTTCTGCATCGCGCTGCAAGGCGTCTTCCCACCACGGGGCTAG